In Zingiber officinale cultivar Zhangliang chromosome 1A, Zo_v1.1, whole genome shotgun sequence, a genomic segment contains:
- the LOC122038597 gene encoding DNA repair RAD52-like protein 2, chloroplastic, whose protein sequence is MEVAGATLFLARSAPTSSWKQARSLCPAWTSRRKAVAMAMENNVAGGGSYAGVPNSNYVVSLDVVPSPLTRPLKEILRDLNKRVPDKIIDASHKSIPWYHTNRMLSFYAPGWCGEVRNVIFSDNGTVTVVYRVTVRGSDGEAHRESSGTVSLNDAQFEDPVAAAEELAFCKACARFGFGLYLYHEGSSA, encoded by the exons ATGGAGGTCGCCGGCGCCACGTTATTTTTAGCCCGATCTGCTCCCACCTCCTCGTGGAAGCAGGCGCGTTCGCTCTGCCCGGCATGGACCAGCCGACGGAAGGCGGTGGCTATGGCGATGGAGAATAACGTCGCTGGAGGCGGAAGCTACGCCGGGGTGCCCAACTCTAACTACGTGGTGTCTCTTGATGTTGTCCCTTCCCCCCTCACTCGCCCCCTTAAAGAGATCCTAAGGGACCTGAACAAGAGAGTGCCGGACAAGATCATCGATGCCTCCCACAAATCGATCCCCTG GTACCACACGAACAGAATGCTGAGCTTTTATGCCCCAG GCTGGTGTGGAGAAGTACGCAATGTTATATTCTCAGACAATGGAACTGTGACAGTAGTGTATCGAGTTACCGTAAGAGGATCAGATGGAGAG GCTCACCGTGAGTCGAGTGGCACAGTGTCCTTGAATGATGCCCAGTTTGAAGACCCTGTTGCAGCAGCTGAAGAATTGGCCTTCTGCAAAGCGTGTGCCAGGTTTGGTTTTGGTTTGTATCTGTATCATGAGGGTTCGTCTGCGTAG
- the LOC122013137 gene encoding ACD11 homolog protein-like yields the protein MGEEPPSDLAAEGAAAPARPLAVVATAFEGISTMIDCDSDGRGDLSLAPFSNACSLVTVLFGCLGLAFKFAELEYSSKVNDLIEASKTYDTLSSILEHDVENDSVRKQGSHSRNLRRVRLGLDLVKALFEQYLSSSDCSLKEAASTAYGQVCAPFHAWTIRKAVGAGMYALPTKDQLLLRLNETDDSVKKEMERYIDASRPIIEYIDNLFLSRNISLDW from the exons ATGGGGGAGGAACCGCCCTCGGATCTCGCGGCGGAGGGGGCAGCTGCCCCCGCGAGGCCGCTCGCCGTTGTGGCGACCGCCTTTGAGGGTATATCAACGATGATCGACTGCGATAGCGATGGTCGCGGCGATCTCAGCCTCGCTCCCTTCTCCAACGCCTGCTCCCTCGTCACCGTCCTCTTCGGCTGCCTTGGCCTTGCCTTCAAGTTTGCCGAATTGGAGTACTCTTCCAag GTAAATGACTTGATAGAAGCATCAAAGACCTATGATACATTAAGCAGTATTCTAGAACATGATGTTGAAAATGACTCCGTAAGAAAGCAAGGTAGCCATTCCCGTAACCTTCGCAGAGTCAGGCTAGGTCTTGATCTCGTCAAAGCTTTATTTGAGCAGTATCTGTCATCAAG TGATTGCTCATTGAAAGAAGCTGCCTCAACTGCTTATGGCCAAGTGTGTGCCCCATTTCATGCCTGGACAATCAGAAAGGCTGTTGGTGCTGGGATGTATGCTCTTCCAACAAAGGATCAATTATTACTGAGACTAAACGAAACTG ATGATTCAGTGAAGAAAGAAATGGAAAGATACATCGATGCGAGCCGACCAATCATTGAATATATCGACAATCTTTTCCTTTCCAGAAACATCAGTCTGGACTGGTGA